The stretch of DNA taaaatataatctaaagtaaattataaaaaacaaATGATACATGATGTAATTTTTAAGTGACttaatttttacaataatattgtGAAATACAATTTCATTGTAAGGGTTTACCTCAAGAACAATTTTTTGATCATAAAAAggaatattgtaataatatgACAACAACTTATGATTtgtgttataatattttaccaaaaaGTTTTAATGGACCAAAAATTAGATCTTACAATGCAAGGTATATATCATTTTGTGTTAGTTATAAGTATCTcagttaattataattatctcAGTGCTTTAATGTTATATTcatgttttataaaatttatattttgtacttGGAGACAGAGGAAATGGGTCCCTGAACAGGATCTGATGAAAAGTTTTGGTACATTAACTCAATTTGGCTTAAGAGAAGCATTAAAAGATGAATTGTACAAGAATTCACAAGAAGGAATAGCCAAATGTCAATGGTGGTCTACTTATAGGGAAGAAATTGGGGAGTTAAAGCTATTGAATATTGAACAAGATACTCAGTaagttattatttaatttaaattaaacctatcaaatatatatcttgatttatatttattttcattgaagATTTCACAGACGAAAAGTGAATTTTAATGTGCCAGATCTTAGACATTTCGAGCGTAAATTATCAGATTCTGAACAGTGTTTACACCCATTGAAAGTTAAAAATTCAGTGTCACATGCAAATTGagaatatgataatataaaatatatttgtccattaattaatttgttacaaattttaacaaaaatgtAATATCTCGGTTGaagatattacaatatttattttattaagttACTTTAACATCACATCTTAACACAATAAACATCATATATATTCTTACAAATACACAGAACActttaaatttcattacttatatatatatacataactTTTTGTGTGTTCAAAACAGCTTTTTTTCGTATTCACAAATATAATAgtaaagttaaaaaaaaatcaaatattatcgATACAAAGTGAACGCAATTTCacattatttcattaattcttaaatttgttgagttacatatatatcttaCTAGTGAACACACACGgagaacatttttttatcaCAAGATTGACAGTTTAGAACggtaataattaattttccgTCAAACCAGTATTCTATTTTCCACTATTATGCGTTCAACTTAACATTATTGTTCAAATTTGATACTTTATAAACTgcgtataaaaaaaataatatttatttacaattatttatgtgaaataaaaaagtgaGTGATAACAATAGAAAACTTTATACTGGCAGTACATCGCTTATTTATAAATAGGTTGAAATATTATTGATTACTATccattaaaatagaaattttaaaaaatactattttttaaaatagtaATCAATTGCTTGAAAAATAGTGATTAACTTATTTTGTAACTAATAACtaaaatacgtataaatgTATGTGGCAAATATAAATTTAGGAAGATCGTAAAAAATGTATGATATACCCTATCTAACGTAACAAAGTAGTACATAATACTATTATGTTTAATACAAGTGAACCACATAAAAGAACTGGTAACCAAACGGGATTTGTTACAATAGTGGCGTGACTAGGAAACGGCTGCATTTCAGAGGGACTTTTAATATCATTCATATCCATGTTTTGTCTTTGTGAACATTGATCTATAAaagttgaattatttcttttgttattttgaGATAATGATGTTTGTGGTGTACAAAGATTGGTTGATGCAAGTTTCATTGTTTGGTTATTAATTGATTGATTTCTTGATTCCGACAATGGAAATTGAAGATTATATTGAGAAAAAGACCCAACAGGACTATTAGTTTGCCTTAGTGTATGACAGGATTGTGTCGCATCTGACATAACTGAACATTGATCAAACTCATGTATGGATGGTTCTCTAGATGGACCAAAATTAGAACCCACAGAACAAAAACCAGAACTTTGACTGGATGATCTGGACAATGATGGTGCATCTATACTTTCCTGCCAATAACCACCAGCTATCCAGGATGTTTGCATAACTGATTTTAGTTTTGGTggtgataaaatattttttttaccaGCCTTCTTAAAAAGTTCGGAACTTTTTGTACTATACACCTTCGTTTCAAAAATCTTAGGCATTTTAGTTGAATATTTTGGTTTATCTTCACCCAGTGATAATATGCTTAATGTCCTCAAACTGTCATTCAATGAGTAATTGCTCTCTATCATACTCTTTTTATATACAGGTGGAGAATTGAATACTGcattattattgttaatagACATTGGTGAACACTGTGATGCCGCATTTGTGCTataacataaaaaattattttattttttgttatatataaaattagtaaaaaattaaaacattaaaattgcTTACAATAAACTTTGGGAAATTGTAGATTTacaatttattgaattttccGCATAAGGAGACATATAATCTTTCATTGTATTTGGTGTTAAATTGCTGGCAGTTTTGTTTATATTATTAGCAGTTTTAACATTGACATCAAGATTGTGCTTATTATTTGAAGTTGCTGTACATGAATCAAATAATACTGTATTTTTTGGAGAagattcaatttttttaaatgacatatttttatttactgtACTTCTATATGACTTAGGCATGACATTTATAAAGCCTAtgattgaaataaataatatcatctaaaacaaaaataattaatgttgattaatttaatgtactaaaatttaattattaatgcagtatattttattttaatttattagcTTACCATATGATACTGAGTTATATATTCCAGAACAAACCACGAATTCTGAAAATCTgttgtaattaatttaatgtcTTTAAAGGGTAAGAGTATAATCATAcaaatccataaaaacataAGTAATATATCAGAACTTTGTTTTTTTGTAGAAGGTATCCAACAGGcacaaaattgaaaaaataatcCTCCAATTGGGAAGAATATGAATTCCATGTTATACACTACCATAGATCCTAATATAGTTGAAATTATTCTGCATATTAgttcgaaatattttgaattctGCAAAGAATGAAACAATTACAGTGAGAAATGCCATGCAAACCTTATTATTTGTTGTAATATACTTTATTACAATACTTACATTAGCAATTATACAAAATggtttttgtttaaataacaacATTTTATATTGTGCAAGCCATAATGCTTGCttatataatacgttatttacTGTACTTTTACATTTTGCACACAATGGATATTGTTGTTCTAAGCTATCTTTAAActttttcatttcatattcgtaatttctttcattttttggtACATAATCagataattttgatatttttaaactttcaTTCATGTTACATTGTTTGCAGAGACCATTATTTGCACCTTGATTGGTTGTTGTACCCTGGTTGATTGTACAGTATCTTTTCATTTCATGTGAAGATGTCTTGTATTGTTCTGGTATAGTATATGCATAATCACCATTCTAGAATTTGACATGGAAGAAAATATAGGAATAATATTCCAAAACATATATGGAATTGTAAAAGATATCACATAGGTAGCCTGTTTCTTATGTTAAGATATTCCAatagctttaaaaatatttaataaatcaattaattcaACCTGGCGAAATAATcaaaatacattatatataaaatttcattgatttaaaatttttggATGTCATATGTATGATCTTCAACaccataaatttatatattttgaataatatgGTCCACTGAATATTAGTTGAATAAATTGACTTACCTTAGAAAAGCCATTATATTGTTCACAATATGGACACATCCACCAATTTAGTTGTTGCCGCCAAATCTTTATATCTTTGTTGCAAAACCAGCAGTTTACTTTTATGGGCCATCTTAATCtaacatataaaaaaatatgatataatcATGACTGTAATTAGAGGGAAACAGAATAAATACTTACTTAAGTTTTTGGAAGACGGTGATGACTGTGACAACTATTAATAAAGTGATGATAAATATTGacataaaattgaataataagTCAAATTCCATGTTTTATGTGAAGAACATATAAAAACTGAGAGCAAAGTTCATCTCCCGCCGACCGGTTAGAGTATCTTCACCTTAACCTATGCAGTCACGTGGCGTACTAAATTTTCACGTTCTACCTTATACGTTGTATATTTTGTCCTTGTCATAAAAAACACTTTCCGTCATGCGCgctaaattttttataaaattataaattaagtaaattgTAGCATAGTAGTATATACATTTTCCGCGTCGCCGCCTATTTTACTCCATAAATTTTTAAGCATGTATCAAAGTATCAACTATACACCATTACCATTCAATCTTACCAACCTTATGTGGAGAAACataaaataagtataattttgaagaaataaaatacaaggcattaaataataaatttaaagcAATATCCAATTATTTCTCGATTACTTCAGTAATATTACtctagaaaattatttgtaagtttgataaataaataagaaactaAATTGAcactacaataaaatataaaaaataattattttacattagctaaaactaaaaagaagaaaaatgtatatctgaaaattaaaataattataattttatgaaatcaTAGTCGTAAAGGATAATTTACAATGAGCGAATGTAatcgatttattttattaaatgtttaagaatttgttttaataaatgatatataaggaatttaatttattaatttaatttaaaaatctgTTTAAACAATCTAATTCTTTTTACTAAAGATGGTTTATAAACAATGTACAGGAAATGTATCAATCGATATGAAACTGATTCTCGATAATGTTACAGCTACAGCAAGTAATCGATTCGTAAGTTGATATTGAGTATCCGTACGTGGTACTACGTGATCCGTACAGTGGGTATCGATGACAAGCAATTCTTGTAATATTACAAAGAAGTGTCAAGTTCTAAACTTTCTTTCTTGCTTATTTTTATAAGTAAATGGCCATATAAGAACAATTATAATtagtaattgattataaatagTGAGTGCAACAATGACGCTCACAAATAAGGTAATTGATCGAATCTAAGCAACATgcataattttacaattattatagCTAGTTTTTATCCTTATATTTTAGATGGAAATAGATGAGAAACTTATTAAGGGAGAAGGTTTTAAACCGTATTACATTACTAAAATTGAAGAACTTCAATTAATCGTAGCTGAAAAAAGTCAAAATTTAAGGAGGTTACAAGCACAACGTAACGAGCTCAATGCCAAAGGTATATCAATTATGTTTTCATCTTTTTAACtaacttttatttctgtttGATGCATTTTGCGATAAAAATTGGTGTTTTTTTGTAGTACGTATGTTACGTGAAGAATTGCAGCTTCTCCAAGAACAAGGATCATATGTTGGAGAAGTTGTTAAACCAATGGACAAGAAGAAAGTTTTGGTTAAAGTACATCCTGAAGGGAAGTTTGTAGTAGatatagataaaaatattgatattaatgATGTAACTCCAAATTCAAGAGTTGCGTTACGCAATGAAAGTTATACATTGCATAAAATTTTACCAAACAAAGTTGACCCACTTGTTTCTCTTATGATGGTGGAAAAAGTACCAGACTCTACATATGAGATGGTAGGAGGTTTagataaacaaattaaagaaatCAAAGAAGTTATTGAATTGCCTGTTAAACATCCTGAATTATTTGATGCTCTTGGGATTGCTCAACCTAAAGGTGTACTCTTGTATGGACCACCAGGTAAATAATAAAGAAGCTAATTTTTAAAATCTATCTTCTtccttttaattaaacttaatTATATTGTtgataaatttgcaatttactTTTAGGTACAGGCAAAACATTATTAGCAAGAGCAGTTGCTCATCATACTGAATGTACTTTTATTCGTGTATCTGGTTCTGAATTGGTACAAAAGTTTATTGGTGAAGGTTCACGAATGGTTCGTGAATTGTTTGTAATGGCAAGAGAACATGCACCATCTATAATATTCATGGATGAAATAGATTCAATTGGAAGTTCTCGTATTGAATCTGGTTCTGGAGGAGATAGTGAAGTAAGTTTTACGCATTTGTTTTATCGACCAGTCGCGGTGTCGATGTTGTCACTAAGGAAAACTTGGTGTTGGTGTGTTTTTTGTACGAAGAAAGTGGATTCGTGATGCCCATTGGGTATAACCAATGTTAATGAATGAGAATAGATGGAGGAAGCCTCCTACCAACGTGGCTCATAGTTGACATTGTTCATGGCAAAAGCCCGCTTTTACCGTTAGGTaaatacccgctttctccgtaaTTTGTAAGAGTGCACAAAAAACCTAAGGATTGTTCTAAGGACCATCCATAAACCAAAAACACTTACAGGATTAGAAATTCCTTCAAGTTAATAAGATTACGATTGAAACGAATAAGTTAAAAAGCTTAAgtttatggtgggtccttagatTTATTGAGGATCTGAATAACGGTACGTGGGCCTTTGACGGCCAGACAACGAGGGATGGCGTACGGATTATCTCACGCGACGTAATAGCATTAGATCTGAAAATTTTAGCTTAATAATGAAtgttttttatcaatttttgatACTTAGGTTCAACGAACCATGCTTGAATTGCTCAATCAATTAGATGGTTTTGAAgcaacaaaaaatataaaagtcatTATGGCTACAAACAGAATTGATATATTGGATCCAGCGTTATTAAGACCGGGACGTATAGATCGTAAAATTGAATTTCCACCTCCAAATGAAGAAGCGCGActtgatattttaaaaattcattcgagaaaaatgaatttaacacGTGGTATAAATTTAAGGAAAATTGCCGAACTCATGCCTGGTGCGTCAGGTGCAGAAGTGAAGGTAATTAATATAACGTTTTGCAGTATGctaagatatatttttattgttaaaattatctatttatttatttgttttcagGGTGTATGCACAGAAGCCGGTATGTATGCTCTCAGAGAACGTCGTGTTCATGTTACTCAAGAAGATTTTGAAATGGCTGTAGCAAAAGTTATGCAGAAAGATTCAGAAAAAAATATGTCCATCAAGAAATTATGGAAGTAATTAGTTTTATCCTGcaattctttctttctataccATTTCGCACTTTTTGTAAAACCATCTGTAAATTCTATATAACTTTGattaaaatgtatacaaaaCAAAGATTATAGTTGTAagaaaaaattcattaaattcattattatatAGATTAGTGGTGTTTATACTAATATACAGGTGATTCCCTTTCTCAATTTTAAACAACTTGGtgtttttcttgaaaatataCTATTTTCTATAGTCTATCTAAGGAGGTGGGCAATAAACATAAACGTATTACAATCTTCGTTTACGCTTATTGTGTGACAACGACTATACCTAAATCGCGTCATTTCCGTCCTCATCTTGTTGAACAGACTAtagagatttatttctttttgtgtATCCCTACTCctaaatttttcgtttgtgGTGGCATGTAGCGCTGTAGAACGACGTGTTGCATTACATGTCCATTTCAATCCGTTTGTACGTAAATAAGTTACGAGctttcaattaaaataattttcctataaaaaGTACAGTTTATTGCAATTCAAAATGGGtggtaaaagaagaaaaattggaaaGCAGAGGAAGgataaattttaccaattagcAAAAGAAACTggtaagaatttaaaaatattcttttataaatgaaataaaggtttaaaaaattaaactgTTTCCTTATCCAATAAATGatttaatgtgaaatatttaatgttGCATGTGATTTACTTTTAaagttttatttcattatatattatttacaagTAGCTCTTTTAAtaggttatattttatagGTTATAGGTCACGTGCTgcttttaaattaattcagATGAATCGAAAATTTGAGTTTTTACAAAAATCCCGAGTATGCATAGATTTGTGTGCAGCTCCTGGAGGGTGGATGCAAATCGCTCGACAAAATATGCCAGTATCTTCTGTAATAATAGGTGTAGACTTGTTTCCCATAAAGCCCATTCCAGGATGTATTAGTTTAGTTGAAGATATAACAACAGACAAATGCCGTGTATCAATATCACGTGAATTGAAAACTTGGAAAGCTGACGTTGTACTTCATGATGGAGCACCAAATGTTGGTAAAAACTGGCTCCATGATGCATATCAACAAATTGTCTTAACTCTAGCTGCTCTTAAAATGGCAACATATTTCTTACGACCTGGTGGTTGGTTTATAACTAAAGTTTTTCGTTCAAAAGATTATAATGCACTAGTTTGGGTGTTAAAGCAATTATTCAGGAAGgtatatataacatttttatcatagaaatataattttcaatatattaatattgaatttCTGTGTTTTAAATTAGGTACATGCAACTAAACCACAAGCATCACGTGCAGAATCTGCTGAAATTTTTGTTGTTTGTCAGTATTATATTGCACCAGATAAATTAGATCCTAAATTTTTAGATCCAAAATATGTTTTCTCAGAATTAGAAATTGAGcccacaaataaattaaatgtatataatcctgcgaaaaagaaagataaagtGGAGGGTTACCCAGAAAATGATTATACTTTATATCATAAGCTATCTGTTAAAGATTTTATAGCACATGAAAATGCTGTGGAAGCATTGCAGAATGCTTCTGAAATTGTTTTTGATGATGAAACAATAGCAAATCATGAGAAGACCACCAAAGAAATTAAGGAATGTTGTAAGGATATTAAAGTATTAGGAAAAAAGGATTTACGAAGTTTAATTAATTGGTGGAAGGCAGTAAAGGAAtctttaaaagaaaaagaaccagatgaaaatgtacaaaatttgCCTGATGAGGCAACAAAAGCACCATCTATGAGTCAAGAAGAACTGGAAGATTTGGAAGATGAACAAATTAGAAAACAAATAGAAGAACTTAGAGAAGAAGAAGCTAGAGAGCTTAAacggaaaaagaagaaagctaACAAAGAAAggcaaaaattaaatgaacgaTTGAAACTAAAAATGATTCATAAAGGAAATGAAGGTCCTGTATTAGAAGGAGATGATATGTTTAGTTTAAAAGACATTAAAACACATCAACAGTTAGCAAATATAATAGATCAAGATCCTGATCTAGTAGCACAAAGTGATGTAGATTCAGATGCAGAACAAAGAAAACCAAAAAAGGTTAGATATAATAAGGATGAAGGACATTTAGATAGCTCaaatttatactataaaacagAAGATAGTGAACCAGAGGATTCAAGCGATGCTTCAGATGATGATTCAGACAGCAATAAGTCAGGCTTAGGTATTTATTGttgtatttattgttataatttctttttatatttataaaagcttgtaatatttttacacaaaTGAATTTTAGGTTTAAATGAATCTGACGACGACGATACAAAGAAAGTTtctaaaaagagaaaaaatattgatgAAGATCCAGAGAATCCTTTATTAACTGATTTAGATCATAGAGACAAGAAAACTAAAAGAATTCACAAAGCAGAATTATGGTTTGAGAAggatatatttaaaaacttaGAAGTTGAAAAGGATGAAGATTTTGAATTGGATAAAATGGTCGaggaatataaaaagaaagggGGTCGTATAATAGGACAAGACGGTTCCATAGATAGTGATAAAGaaagtaaagtaaaaaaatctaagaatatacaaaaaaagaaacaaggaGATGACGAGGACAATAACGACTATAATAGTGATGATACAGACTCTGATTATGATGTTGACAAAATGGTTTCAACTACAAAAtctaaaaaagataaaattagCGGCAAAGATAATCCTCAGGCGACTAGTAAGTATATTACATGAATATAGAAGAATAGCTTTATGTAGTAAATATAGAACATAAtgtaattatatgtataatatataggtgcaaaatcaaagaaaaggaaacgtTTATCAGAAGAAGATTTAGCATTAGGATCACTATTAATTCAAAGTAAAAAAACTCGAAGGGATTTAGTAGATTCAGCCTGGAATAGATATGCATTTAATGATGAAAAATTACCAGATTGGTTTGTACAAGATGAAGAAAAACACATGAAGAATGTGATGCCGGTACCTAAGGAACTTGTTGATGAATATAAAAAACGTGTTGAGGACTTAAATGTTAGACCAATCAAAAAAGTAATAGAAGCAAAGTCAAGAAAGAAGCGAAGAGCGTTACGTAAATTagaaaaagcaaagaaaaaagTGGAAACAATAATGGATAACACTGACATTAGCGATAGAGAGAAAGCGAAACAAGTTCAAGCGTAAGTGCAAGTTTTTGATGATAATACTAATTCAGTTTGTATTTCTGTATTATATATGGTTGATTCTTTTTGTAGATTATATAAGAAAGCCCATAAAGAGCCGAAGAAGAATGTTACTTACGTAGTGATGAAAAAACATATGGCACAGAAAAAAGCGGCAAGACCACCAGGTGTTAAaggacgttataaattggttGATCCGAGAATGAAGAAAGATTTACGTGCGGCgaaagcaaaagaaaaaactaaGGGACGCGGAAAGAAGAATAGTGGTGGTAAACCACTTCGAGGGAAGTTTAAAGCtcagaagagaaaaaagacaaaataatttattttatgtagaATACAAAATGAttgtataaatttgtaatCTCTACTTCTTTATAATCCTAAACTTTTAACAACAGTATGACAAAACACCGAAAAACAGATATTACTTTGCAATATTTTTGTAACAGTGTAAATAATGCATTTTgtacataaatacatattgTGTATATAGTTTACACAACCatttttgtacatatattgtatatttacatttattgaCACACCTGCAAAGTTAAGTAAATAATTAAGGTTCGTAAAATgcgaaaaaattttataaataaatttatcaatatttaGGAAATACATTAAGAATTCTTTccaaaagaataaaagaaaaagaagataatataAATGCAGACGTTTTTTCTGAGATGAAGGTAAAATGATGCTTGATATGATTCATAAAGTGATGCAGCGCGAGGCTAAATGatatagataaatttcacTACTCACCTGTCCAGCTGCGTAAAGCCTCCCACTATGATCAACATGGTATTACATTTCCCCTTCTCTATACTTCCACTGCTAACGGCACCCTTCCTGGGTGTATTCCGTGCATCGAACATTCTGATGCAATCGTGGCTGCGTAGCGTCGGGACGCTGCGGTCGATGTCAAGGACAAGGCCGATGGCATTTAGAAAGATCGTTTTACGTCGACGTTGTTGCAATGAAAGTGGCGTCGATGAGACTTTTTTTGGCTCGCTGCCAAAAATCGCATCATCGCCTTCCGGCTTCATCATTGGTGTTAGTTTCtagaaatatacatacatgtacacATGCAGTGTGATTTACTACTACGATTGTTCTCTattttttctctattttctatGTTGTTGATATTGTTAGAAagtgtttttattatttaagaatttGTGTTAATTGCCAGAAAATTGAGGAAATATTAACGATGATGTAACTACGCAGAGGCGACCCGTTGCAACGGTCGATGTCAAGGCCGAGCTTAGTAACacataaatttcataatacGATGAAATGCAGTATCTTTGGTACATAGCGAATACATTGGAAGTAAATAGATTGTAATTACATGTTTCTAGGTTTCTGTAAAAGGTTTTCCATATATGATCTTATTACACCTGTTGAAAGATATAATCTTTAAagcatttcaaaatattattggTAACAAAATCCGATTTTCATTTCTACGAATATTTTAAGAGATAGAAAAAccattaaatattatgtacTTATAAAGGTtaatcatttatattaaaacGTTTATCATGGgaatgtattttctttttcgaagAAATTGTGATATGGggtttttattaaaacacgTTTATGATCTACGATATTAGAGCAGAGGTACGTTTAATATGAATTGCAATTGTGATAGCTTATATTCGTTACTtcctcgaagataattttagaaaatcgtaatcagtttaattttaaaagacGCACCGATATATCTCGGGCGTGGTAATATCCACTTGTTCTAATTTGCCTAGCGCGAGCCAAGTTTGCATTCGGCGCCAAACACTTGTAGGCACTGTAACGATGTTCGTAAATCTTAAAGATGTAGTGGCGCCAACGTTGATGACTTTTAGAAGAAGAGCTGTTTCTAACTTTCGATTTTTAAGTCATCAGTAAGTATGTCATTATCgtggaatatatatatacgttttACTTCGTATATTATCAAATGTATATTATCAAAAGTCTTATTCCAATTGCTAAATTGTTGTAACTCTTCGTTGCATCTCCATGTTAATAGAGGTTaagtaaaaattcatttatgtATAAGAAGAATTGTTCACGTACATATATTATGAAACAATATTCTAATTACGGTTAGGTTATCgacttttttaattgaatcATCTGATAACATTGAATGTATAAGTTGAACTTAGTAAATTTCGAAACCTTGAACTAAACAGATGGCTTTCAATTCGAGTTAAAATTATGACTAGAAATTGTACCAGAAATACCTACAATTGAAAAATAGGCTATAGTGTAACGAATGAGAAACATTTGGTGAAACGTGTTTTTCAACAACACTAT from Bombus huntii isolate Logan2020A chromosome 3, iyBomHunt1.1, whole genome shotgun sequence encodes:
- the LOC126863610 gene encoding pre-rRNA 2'-O-ribose RNA methyltransferase FTSJ3, with the protein product MGGKRRKIGKQRKDKFYQLAKETGYRSRAAFKLIQMNRKFEFLQKSRVCIDLCAAPGGWMQIARQNMPVSSVIIGVDLFPIKPIPGCISLVEDITTDKCRVSISRELKTWKADVVLHDGAPNVGKNWLHDAYQQIVLTLAALKMATYFLRPGGWFITKVFRSKDYNALVWVLKQLFRKVHATKPQASRAESAEIFVVCQYYIAPDKLDPKFLDPKYVFSELEIEPTNKLNVYNPAKKKDKVEGYPENDYTLYHKLSVKDFIAHENAVEALQNASEIVFDDETIANHEKTTKEIKECCKDIKVLGKKDLRSLINWWKAVKESLKEKEPDENVQNLPDEATKAPSMSQEELEDLEDEQIRKQIEELREEEARELKRKKKKANKERQKLNERLKLKMIHKGNEGPVLEGDDMFSLKDIKTHQQLANIIDQDPDLVAQSDVDSDAEQRKPKKVRYNKDEGHLDSSNLYYKTEDSEPEDSSDASDDDSDSNKSGLGLNESDDDDTKKVSKKRKNIDEDPENPLLTDLDHRDKKTKRIHKAELWFEKDIFKNLEVEKDEDFELDKMVEEYKKKGGRIIGQDGSIDSDKESKVKKSKNIQKKKQGDDEDNNDYNSDDTDSDYDVDKMVSTTKSKKDKISGKDNPQATSAKSKKRKRLSEEDLALGSLLIQSKKTRRDLVDSAWNRYAFNDEKLPDWFVQDEEKHMKNVMPVPKELVDEYKKRVEDLNVRPIKKVIEAKSRKKRRALRKLEKAKKKVETIMDNTDISDREKAKQVQALYKKAHKEPKKNVTYVVMKKHMAQKKAARPPGVKGRYKLVDPRMKKDLRAAKAKEKTKGRGKKNSGGKPLRGKFKAQKRKKTK
- the LOC126863666 gene encoding uncharacterized protein LOC126863666; protein product: MHIPEVAYPVHTDDSNLDLIPRPAGQRGPSTLDRLKVTNTVARKSGREEAGKLMKLTPMMKPEGDDAIFGSEPKKVSSTPLSLQQRRRKTIFLNAIGLVLDIDRSVPTLRSHDCIRMFDARNTPRKGAVSSGSIEKGKCNTMLIIVGGFTQLDRCVNKCKYTIYVQKWLCKLYTQYVFMYKMHYLHCYKNIAK